A single window of Montipora capricornis isolate CH-2021 chromosome 14, ASM3666992v2, whole genome shotgun sequence DNA harbors:
- the LOC138032449 gene encoding HCLS1-binding protein 3-like, whose protein sequence is MASVTLTSRELKNRSTGIDIFVPQYEHISGSFGGSVSYHVIVVTQLFYFKIPNKHKESDVVQFMIPHKYEIFEDLCSKLVQKFPSVVLSSPPKKTFLISESVISDRRQYMEEVLQQIARTPKLACSSLVLEFLGAKKGNKDIKSDESQSRKDEEFSEKKSANDEVAEDEDLFASVDKTDSDRIEHKEDDEEDLLAVAQVSSATNPPVSRKGSSIFDTNDTENVDNDDVNNLFVPADANEKKINVQKEDNSELLNIEDDLDKLLTAKRKPPKPVKPVIPVKPVAKPRLKAKPDLKPKPTPQPRFAKGSAEEDELFGTVSSTIKGKKPSVPERKARSSDQNLFDQTRKTSFNRPASHGEETLDDIFNSPPQPSFGTTEDDDDLFQQRKGVQERGVQDMGVDDIASYIQQNMPSTETKLDLF, encoded by the exons ATGGCCTCAGTGACGTTAACAAGTCG GGAACTGAAGAATAGGTCAACTGGTATTGATATATTTGTACCTCAGTATGAACACATTTCTGGATCATTTGGTGGATCTGTTTCGTACCACGTCATTGTAGTGACGCAACTGTTCTACTTTAAAATACCAAATAAACATAAGGAGTCTGATGTTGTCCAGTTCATG ATTCCACATAAATATGAGATTTTTGAAGACCTGTGCAGCAAACTTGTGCAAAAGTTCCCCAGTGTTGTCCTTTCTTCTCCACCAAAAAAGACTTTTCTTATAAGTGAATCTGTGATCAGTGACCGTCGACAATACATGGAGGAAGTTCTTCAACAGATTGCTCGGACTCCTAAACTGGCTTGCAGTTCATTAGTACTTGAGTTTCTTGGTGCTAAAAAAGGAAACAAGGATATTAAGTCAGACGAGTCCCAGTCAAGAAAG GATGAAGAGTTCTCAGAAAAGAAAAGTGCCAATGACGAAGTTGCAGAAGATGAGGACCTGTTTGCGAGCGTGGATAAAACAGATTCAGACAGAATAGAACACAAAGAAGATGACGAGGAAGACTTGCTTGCTGTGGCACAAGTATCTTCAGCAACAAATCCACCAGTATCAAGAAAAGGCTCCTCCATTTTTGATACAAATGACACAGAAAATGTTGACAATGATGATGTGAATAATCTTTTTGTACCTGCTGATGctaatgaaaagaaaataaatgtgcAGAAAGAGGACAATTCAGAGCTACTCAA TATTGAAGATGACTTGGACAAATTACTGACGGCCAAACGGAAGCCTCCAAAACCAGTAAAACCCGTAATACCTGTAAAGCCTGTAGCAAAACCTCGACTCAAAGCAAAACCAGACCTGAAGCCAAAGCCCACTCCTCAGCCAAGGTTTGCCAAGGGAAGTGCCGAGGAAGATGAACTCTTTGGAACAGTGTCATCAACaattaaaggaaaaaagccGTCAGTACCCGAAAGAAAAGCAAGGAGTTCAGACCAAAATTTGTTTGATCAAACAAGAAAGACGTCGTTCAACAG ACCTGCATCACATGGCGAAGAGACACTCGACGATATATTCAACAGTCCGCCACAACCCAGCTTTGGAACAACGGAAGACGATGATGACTTGTTCCAACAAAGGAAAGGAGTTCAAGAAAGAGGTGTGCAGGATATGGGGGTGGACGACATTGCAAGCTACATTCAGCAGAACATGCCCAGCACAGAGACAAAGCTTGATTTATTTTAG